In the genome of Labrus bergylta chromosome 7, fLabBer1.1, whole genome shotgun sequence, the window gttaggctgagacagcatttccagcatggagaccgccatcaatgggacttcagcgccccctgcaggaacagacgggtgacgacactcaggcttcgtcctgAAAACAAATCGACCCTCTTCAAACTCTCTAGACAGGGGAGCacgtgtgaaaacagcttatgattatattttatcttctttgctgctacgtccacattcgtcatattcaccggtttgaatcgtgtccaatcactgaattgtatccactcctaaactcacctgctgcgctgtcattggctggaggaaacacaccagctccgcccagaaacgtcccgagtcaaccagaacaaaccagaacagtaaaacccagtcagaggacagagtctctgcagacacagtcaccaccacacatgtatggaggcccagaagggacgatggagcagcttcactttaagtctgtgttttattttgaaggagaaagctgctgactctgtctttaactTTTAGATgtcaatcattttgtttttactgactgaaacagaaactactgaatgttttcctttgtatttatttaatatgaagTTCTTGTTGACGTAATGAGACAAGAgttaataacaaaaacaaacaatagatCAACTTTCTGTGGCATAACGATGAAATGACAAACATGATGAGCGTGAGCACAGCCGCTACAGTCTGCAAGAAAAATGTCCACTGACagagctgtgatgtcacaaaacaaGCGAGCCAATCAGCTGCACTCATTTCCCAGCGACCACAGACAGCTGGTCTCTGATTCGTCCCAGTCCGTCCAGTATGGTGTCCAGAGACTCTCGGCTCAGCTCCACCGTCACCGCGGAGACAGAGTCGCCGCCTGCTGACGGATCGTCAATCTGAAATCAAGAATTACAACCAGTGACATCATCGAGAGCACGATCTACAAAATACCACCAATGGAAATGTTTATCAAAACACTTTGCAGGagtttggtaattaaaaacaataactttTCCAACATTGGGTGCATTGTTGCCGTGGTAATCGAATCGTATCGAGTCTGCCTTCAGGTTGGTTCTCACCTCGAGCTGAACGAGGCAGGTCGGGACGGACATGCGGCTGACCGAGTCCGAGGCGGTCACCATGTCGACTCTCCAGTCCAAGTCCTTCAGCTGGGGGAGAGAGActacacgcacacgcacacgcacacacacacacacacacaggttagagccttacacacacacagcagcacattaTGAGTTAAAGATGTGGATCTGAACTTGACTCACTCTGATGACCGAGAGCTTCTGTTTTCCACGTCGCACTGAAACACATCAGACAGACACACGTGATGTCTTAACAGGCTGCAGTGATCACACTCAGCCAACCAACAGGAAGAACACTTATCTGTACAGCTTTATTTTACACACCTGAAAAGTCTCGTCAAAATAAAATGGATGAAGTCATTAATGATGGAAATAATTGTGTCGTTAGCAGAGACTAGGACTGTCCCTGactgataccatggcaacaaaaatagatgCCCATTTGCCATCTGCCCGTTTCAAGGTGCCATATTTATGTCTCTGTGACCTCATTCCTCAGCTGTGACTGTCACAGAGacgtaatggggggggggggggagtaatcCCACCTCTGTAGTTTCTGATACTAACGATCATTATAATCACAGAGGTTGTAACGTTTGGTATCGTAAAGTACTGAAGTATACGGTGGTTTTTGACGGCCTCAGCAGAGACGGGTTCTGACCTGTTCTCCAGCAGGACCTTGGTGATCAGGTTCTTCAGACTGGAGTGGAACGATTCAGGGAAGAGAGCGAGGATCTGCTCTGGAGAGCTCAGGTTGTAGAAGAGGACGTGATGAGACAGAACGTGGAGCGACTGGACCAGCTgatgagcaaacacacacacacctggatgtTTGTTCAGACATGTGAAATCGGTGCAGCATACagatgatttgtgtgtgtgtgtgtgtgtgtgtgtgtgtgtgtgtgtgtgtgtgtgtgtgtgtgtgtgtgtgtgtgtgtgtgtgtgtgtgtgtgtgtgtgtgtgtgtgtgtgtgtgtgtgtgtgttacctgagcAGCCTGGGCTGCAGGGATGCTGAGTGTGGCTGCTGTGGTCTCTGTCAGCCGACGACTCGGTCTTCTGTGACTCTGAACACAAACGTCTCTCACCGCATCTTTAGAGGGAGCCTCaggagacaacaacaacaacaacattatcaGCGCAGCAAGACATGCCGTGGTACTGGGATCAGTAGCCAGAATTTGATGATTCAAACAGGTGTGTTGTTCGTAGCTCATGAAAAGACACATATAGTGacacaactttaaaataaaataaacagtatagaaaacatgttaaaatataaaactcaTCTTTAAATACATACAATAGTTAAATTAATTCTTGCAGCAATGATATTAATCTAATTATATCTGATAGTAAGCCATGAAGCTGTCTTtaactgtgtttatgtttcatacacTGAAGagatgctaacaggctaatgTTTGTTCAGCTCTGACGTCAAATTCAGCAGAAttaataaaactacaaaaagaaaaacgacAAACTCAGtttaaagtgaaaatgtatCAATGTATTAATTATCAATACCTTAAGGAGAAGCTGTAAGTTGTCGAAATGTTCGCTGGAGACAGCGGCAGCCATGTTGACATGTGACGTTAAGTTGTAGTCACATGACAGCTTGATGGCGCTACTGCTCATGGGAAATGAAGTGCAACCTTGAAATATCGTCAAAAAACGCTAAATCTGATAAAACATTAACTTTTATTTGACATATAATAAGTTAAACTATAATGATAAAGTAAAATCAAACGTTCAGTTCATCAAtttatgacaaaaaaattatcataacaaaaaaatgtatttgcttaCTGACATAAAGTTGGAATAATGGCTAAATACCAAtgtatgattttattatttaggttaaaatgcttttttttttaaaacttccaTGACTAtgcattttattattaaaaaaaacccaataataATATTTTCTCGTgcgaaaaaacatatttaaaaaaaagtatttaaagatGATCTAGTAATTTTATATCGCCATGAGAACACAGTAAATAATTAACACATTAAATCGTGATATGTTGTTAAAATGAGGGTTAACGGAGCTCCGGAGCAGCAGCCGGAGGGGCGGAGCGGCTGGCTGTTCTCTGCGGGGGGACGGAGCTTTCTCAGGCGGGATGGATCTGTCGCTACCCGGCGGCACTTCCTCTGATCACCGGCCGGCAGGTGTTTGTTTGTCCGGACCTCCGGTAAAGATGTCCGTCTCCGGGATGAAGAAGCAGCTTCACAAAGCCAGCCAGGTAAAGGGGACGAACCGTGCCGAGCCGAGTAGAGCCGGGTTAAATCGGGTCCGTGTTTTATGAAACGTGCAGGAGGATTAATGTCGGCTGAATATTCAGCTCAGTGTGTCCTCTTGTGTGTTTACTGCGACACAAGGCCTGCTGTACACATCACGATAATTCAAACAGATCGATATGATCTATCagatttaaaacactttgataAAAACAGTCTGTAAGACATTTTAACTGATTTCATTTGATGTGCAGACCTGTATTTACCTGTGAAGACTATCTGATGTTAGCACAAAGATGTTTGTTGTTCTGTGCTCTCATATCTGATAACTACAATCACTTCGACCTCTGTTACAGAAAGTCTACTTTAAGAAATAGTTTTCTACTGAAGATATTTTTACTGTAactgatgttttctgtttcctttattACAAAAACTACAACTTACACACAGTTcaggcaaaaacaacaactggagCACAAATACTCAAATCTTTTAGTAATCTCCTGAGTGTAGTGGTCCTGAAGGTCAACCACAAGacacatttcacaaaacaccaaaacatttcatgaaaaccCCGAAAAAATTCAGGAAAAGCTAAAACATTTTGAGAAACCCTGAAACCATTcgtgaaaaacacagaaaaaattctcgaaaaatctttaaaaaaaacttttcattagatgaaaaaaaaaagtgaaactcaaatatatttcatgaaaaacaaaaacattttctgaaatacaaataataatctTATATCTTATATTACACACTTTTCATCTCGACTAAATCTTAAAATGTTATAACTTGTATTTTCTGACCTCTTCTCCCTCTAAACTGCTATTTTAATATTTGgttatattttattctttttgatAATATCTgatcatatatatattttttttttgttaatatttgatttccttctTGTGACTTTGATCTCTGTGAATGTGCGTCCTCGTGTTCTCCTGTAGCTGCTGAATGAGAGGCTGATGGGAGCTGAAGGAACGAAGATGGACGAGGACTTCCTGAAGATGGAGAAGGTAAAAACCGCGGTTGTGTCCCTGCTCACTACCCCCCTCTATAGGTggttaaatgtaaatatgtacaTATCAGTTTCCTGTGTCCTTTGTGTTTAGAGTGTTTTAGTGATCAACTCTCTGCTGCTCGAGCTGATCTCCAGAACCACCGAGGTCCTCCAACCAAACCCAGGTACTGAGAAATACCACGGCATCAAACGCAACACGACAACGCTTTCACTGAACTCAGAatatcaacacaaacatttctatccCTTTACGACCATCAGCGCTCAAACTTTAACTGCTCTGAACtgaatgtgtgtctttgtgcttcCACAGCGTACAGAGCCAAACTGAGCATGCTCAACACCATGTCCAGGATCCGAGGACAGGGAAGGTCGGTGGGTTACCCGCAGACAGAGGGCATGCTGGGAGATTGTATGTGTCAATATGGATGCGAGCTCGGAGCGGCGTCTGAATTCGGTACGACGAGAGTGGCGTGTCAATAGAGGAACGGTATTAGGACTTCTACTCTGGTATCGTAACAACACTACTTAATCCTCCTCCCCTGCAGGTGGCGCTCTCTCCGGTGTGGGTGAATCTCTGCAACAGGTGGCTCAGGCCCGGGACACCCTGGACGTCAACGTCAAACACAGCTTCATCGACCCGCTGCAGGATCTCCAGGACACCGAGCTGAAAGAGATCAGGGTGAGACggaaactttaactttaacgcttattaaatacacaaactgaATCACGATATCCAATCGtctcaaaggtcacatattctcctcctcttcaaccagtgtaaataagtctcagagctcctcaaaacatgtgtgtgaagtttcttgttctgaatccactctgatcctgtatttgatcatgcctataaacccctctatttcagccctgctcagaacaggctgtttctgtgtctgtacctttaaatgtaaatgagctgtgtctgaccacgccccctctctggaagggtttgggtgtctcaggctttctcgctccatgtcctattgtttatggtgagaaggcagactcagggggcagaacaaacacctagctgtgggagtgtcacccacctggggaggggttactgccctttgtgatgtcatgaagggaaaatctccaaacggcctgtttgagcacacattttctgaaaagtggagcaggaaaaagatagagaggatggacttttctcatcattggggggtttgtagaccgactagagacacatattagagaaacatggtgaagtggatttagaataatatgtgaccctTAATAatctctctgctgctgtatAAATGAAACCGTCCGTTAAAATAACTATCTCTTTGTTCTGATTGGTCACTCAGTTCCATCTGAAGAAGCTGAACGGTCGCCGGCTCGATTTCGACTACAAGAGGAGACGGAGGGGGAAAGTCCCGGCGGAGGAAGTGCGACAGGCCTGGGACAAGTTCAGCTCGTCTAAAGAGCAGGCAGAGAGGAGCATGTTCGTCCTGCTGCAGAGCGACGTCAGTGTGAACCACATTTGATCTTCCAATGCCGTCAACACTCACAGAATGTTTAAGGGGACATAATGTGACACATAGCGGGGATTTGAACGTTTTGGGTTTTGGTTGGGTTCAAGGTCACTTCATCCATCGTGCAGCCAACAGCTCACGTCtttctgttttgattgtttGACGTTATAAATAGAATCAATCGTCGTGCTAGAGAGGGACGACATCTGCAGATTTGATCTTTAACTCTTCTGAGGGTTCAGGATTCATTTCTAACTTGAAGGGGACTgttctggtttcttcctcctgCAGGTGGATCAGCTCCGTCCTCTGGCCGCTCTGGTCTCTGAACTGTTGGACTTTCACCGTAACGCCCAACGTATCATGCTCAGTCTCCACGGCAACCTGCAGGCGAGGTGAGCCCGTGTTCAACACCTGTCGCAGTATCATTAACTCGGCACCGCTGTAAAGTTGTATCTTTGTCAGGATGGGTTCAAAGTGTGGTCTCTGAGGGGCTGAAAGGAGCTCGTGTTCTGACAGAGGAGGACAAAGGTCGTCCATGGAGCATTTTCTAAAAAGAgtgaatattttaatttaacgtTGGATTATTTGCAAAACTCGTCTTCATCATTTGAGGGTTAGGTTGCtgtctttacttcctgtttcacccAGTCTCAAATCACTGCTGCACAAACTGTGATGAAATAATGTTCAAATGTTGATCCTGTCAGGGTGAATCAGAGGAACTGTGGTGATCCTCTTCTCCTCTAGCGCCCTCATCTGGTCATCGTCTGAATGTGTCCATCCTTTGGGTTGTGACCTGACGTGGTCATTGTAGCGTCCTGACACGCTTTAAGAAGAGAGCTGGTGTTAGTGATGAGTGGCTCGTCTGTCTGCAGGTTTTTAAAGCTGGAAAGTCTAAACGTCGTCTTTGTGTTGAACGCAGGTTGACGGCGGCCTCGAACAGACCCGAGCGAAGGTTCAGACCCAAAAAGATCCGGATCAGAAGTGAACACAACGGCGGCCTCGGCCTCGGGTTCTACCAACAGCCGTCGCTCCCCTCCCCAGTTTCCTCAGCAGAGGAGTTCACAGAGTTACCGTCCAGACCGGGAAGCCCCATCTCCTGCTACGGTGAGAACGCTCTGACATCATCTGTAGTTTATCTGAGGTGTTTCTCGTGACTCCAGCTGTCCAGCGGTGCTGCTCCGTGCTGCGCTCTGAGAACGCAGgctgtgggtgttgacggacgagggaGCATGAAGCCGTACCGGAGCGGAGCAGACACCAAACACCACACGTACCTGGTGGAAGTTCAGGGTTAACACCTCTGATGAAGAGAACTGTCTCCTGTTCAGATTATTTGATCATGTTCCTTTTAAGGGTTTAAGAATACTTGATTTTTACTCTGCTTattatctctctctatctctctctctctctctctctctctctctgtcggtGTCTCTCTTCCGCCCAGCTGACAGTAGGACGGTCCTGGATCAGCCCTGTTGCCGGGCGATGTACTCGTTCCACCCGAACCAGGAGGGCGAGCTGGACTTCAATGAGGGcgacatcatcatcctcactaaCCGCGTCGACGCCAACTGGTACGAGGGTGCGCTCGGCAGCAAGTCGGGGCTGTTCCCCGTCAGCTACGTGGACGTGCTGGTGCCTCTACcgttaccatgacaacacacacacacacacacacacacacacacacacacacacacacacacacacacacacacacacacacacacacacacacacacacacacacacacagagcaggacGATATGCAACTCCTCGGCTCCTTATTTGCACTTTTCACTCACATGTAAGCGAGCGACCGCCGCGTAACGTTCCACAGGAAAGGAAGGCCATAGCTTCTACTGAAGAGCACTTTACTTTCTGATCTCATCACCCAATCACCAGCCGCCGCTAACGAGGGCTTGGCCAGTGACGGGACATTTTTATAGAGCAGTGTGTTCCCCTTTAAGACTTTggaccctccctctctctgcacaGACCTGCTCCCCTCACCCCGCTGCACATCTc includes:
- the commd9 gene encoding COMM domain-containing protein 9, which translates into the protein MSSSAIKLSCDYNLTSHVNMAAAVSSEHFDNLQLLLKAPSKDAVRDVCVQSHRRPSRRLTETTAATLSIPAAQAAQLVQSLHVLSHHVLFYNLSSPEQILALFPESFHSSLKNLITKVLLENSATWKTEALGHQISLPQLKDLDWRVDMVTASDSVSRMSVPTCLVQLEIDDPSAGGDSVSAVTVELSRESLDTILDGLGRIRDQLSVVAGK
- the sh3gl3b gene encoding endophilin-A3b, with protein sequence MDLSLPGGTSSDHRPAGVCLSGPPVKMSVSGMKKQLHKASQLLNERLMGAEGTKMDEDFLKMEKSVLVINSLLLELISRTTEVLQPNPAYRAKLSMLNTMSRIRGQGRSVGYPQTEGMLGDCMCQYGCELGAASEFGGALSGVGESLQQVAQARDTLDVNVKHSFIDPLQDLQDTELKEIRFHLKKLNGRRLDFDYKRRRRGKVPAEEVRQAWDKFSSSKEQAERSMFVLLQSDVDQLRPLAALVSELLDFHRNAQRIMLSLHGNLQARLTAASNRPERRFRPKKIRIRSEHNGGLGLGFYQQPSLPSPVSSAEEFTELPSRPGSPISCYADSRTVLDQPCCRAMYSFHPNQEGELDFNEGDIIILTNRVDANWYEGALGSKSGLFPVSYVDVLVPLPLP